ACATCCGGCAGTTCATAGACCACTTCCAGCACATACGAATTGAGTTTCGGCACCAGTCGCACTTGCTGAATGTGGGTTCGGGGAATCCGGGTTGGAAAGGATAGGTTAGTTTGGGATGGGTGGATCACACCCCGTTTCAAGGCTTTGCGGCTGACAGCCTGAGTGGTGTATACCACCACGTTTCGGCCCGTTGCTTTGGGTTTGTACTTCGGGATCTTTGGTTCAGCCAGGAATTTGTCAGCGTCGCGGGCATATTCGGCGGTGGCGGCAAAATAGCTGGTCCAGTCCTGACATACCTGTTTCAAAACCTGCTGACTGACCTTGGCCGGCAATCCCCGGTACGCATCGCTGGTTTTCAATCGAACATCGAGTTGTTCATATGAAAACACCGTTCCCACCTCAAAAAACCGTTGCCGTTGTTCATACAGCGCCAGGTTGTAGAGGTTCTTTGACCGAAAGCAGAGGTCATCCGCTTCAGCAAAGAATGGGCAATCAGGTTTGATGTGATGTTTTTCAACTCGAATCATGATGGCAGTTTAAATTACAGAGTATTAAAAGACAAGTCTTTTTTTATCAACCGTAAAGAATTTGTTCCCGGTATAAATGATTGTGGTTGGTTAGAGATAGATATAAAAAATAAAACTGAATTCAATACCGATGTCGAACAAGACTGATATGATGGAGGTTTATTATCCAAACAGCGTCTGGCTCAACTTGAGACGCGACATTTTTGACGACCTGGATTGCTTTAAAATTCGGCCTGGAATTCCAACCTGGGAAGCGGGAATGGAACGTCTCCTGGCTGAGAAGGGAGGAAAAATGGTGGTGGATCTTGAGCTGGTCGAGAAAATCGCGGCGGCGGTGCTCTATGAAGGCTATATGCTGTACCCATATCGGCCTTCGGCGGTAAAAAACCGGAAACGATTCAATTTTGGGGTGTTGACTCCGCGGGCGTACAGCGAAGCCCAGCACGGAACCGAACGCTGGACCATGCATACCGAGTATCTGATTTGGTGCGAAGCCGATGCCGTGCTCAATGTAAAGGTTCGGTTCCTCAATTTGCGTGACCGACGAGTGTTTAAGACAGAGTCTCCGCCTGTGGCCGGCGATGGGCAAGAAAATCTTGAATTTCTGCAAGTTGACCACCTCGAAATTGCCGGCCAGCACTGGTATGCCTGGCAGGAAGCCGTGGAACGAGAGATTGCGGAGTTCCACTTGAACCCCAAAGATCTTGTTTTTCACCCCAAAACAGTGGCGGTGACCTTTCTACCTGAAACGGATACCCAGATGCTGATGGGGGATGATGGACAGGTCCACGGAAAACTTGAACACGAATTGCCTTCAACCAGCCTCCGACTCGAAATCAAAGCCAGGGTTGAGAGTATTCAGGAATTCCCTGACGGCCAGGTCCGCACCTTGAAGAAAATATCGGTCCGAATTGAAAACCAGACCGGGTTGAACGAAGGCTGGCTCAAGCATCGGGAGGAGGTTTTGACCCGATCAATGATTTCCACGCATACGATTTTGGGAGTTCACAACGCTGAGTTTGTGTCGCTGCTGGACCCTCCGGAAACCCTTCGGAGCCAGGTTGCTGGATGCCAAAATAATGGTGCCTGGCCGGTTCTGGTGGGGACTCCTGGAAAATGCGATGTGATGCTGGCTTCACCGATCATTCTGTATGATTATCCGCAGGTTGCGCCGGAAAGCCTCGGGGATTTTTACGATGGGACTGAAATTGATGAAATGCTGGCCTTGCGAGTGATGACGCTCACCGATGCCGAAAAACAGGAAATGCGAAACGTTGATGACCGGGCGCGCCGCATTTTAGAACGCACCGAAACACTTCCGGAAGAACACTTTATGAAGCTCCACGGTGCCCTGCGTGGCCTTCGCCCACTGGAGCCCTGACCCTTATGCAAGAATGGGAATGGCATATCCTGGAGGATCGAACCGAATTGTCCCAAACGCTGGTCCAGGGAGTTGAAATCAAACCCGGAGACCGCATCCGATTACGCCCTCAGCGTGGCGGTGACATCTTTGATCTGGTCCTGGCGGGAAAACTGGCGGTGATTGAGTCCATTGAGCAGGACTATGAAAACAAGGTCCATGTGGCAGTGGTTGTGGAAGATGACCCCGGCCAGGACCTTGGCCACCAACGACTTCCGGGCCACCGCTTCTTTTTTTCCCTGGAAGAGATCGAACCCTGGAGAGATGAGACATGAACTCACCAAACAACGGTAACCAACCAAAGAAAATCCTGGTTGCGGGCATCGGCAATATTTTTTTCGGTGACGATGCATTTGGAGTCGAAGTTGTTGGCGCTTTATCAATGCGGAAATTGCCTGATGGCGTCGTGGTCAGGGATTTCGGAATCCGTGGATTTGATCTTGCCTGTGCGCTGGTCGAGAACTTTGACACTGTCGTTCTGGTGGATGCCATTTCTCGCAATGAACCGCCGGGTACCCTGTTTGTCATTGAACCTGAGATCAATGTGTCGGTCCCGCCCAGGGCTGAAATTGAGGCTCACAGTCTGAATCCAATGAAAGTATTGGACCTCGCCCATACTTTCGGGGCCCAATTGAAGCACGTTTTACTGGTAGGTTGTGAGCCTGCTTTTCTTGGCTCGGAAGATGAAGGAGCACTGGGCCTTAGCGAACCTGTCGCCGCCGCCGTCACCGAAGCGGTGTGGCTGATTGAGTCATTGATTGCAAAAATGTTGACTGAATCGCACGGCTCCAAAGCCGCTCAATCAACAAGATAATACCAGTTTGTAGTCAGTAGTCAGTAGTCAGTAGTTCACTAAGCCTATTTGATTGAATTATACCATTTTGGAATGAAGTGATCGTATTAGAAAACAGTCAAGTAATTCAATCAATTGAAGTTAGTGAACTACTGACTACGATCTACTGACTACAAACTGATATAAGTACTCTGTCGTAAGTTTCCTGAGATATTGAATTTGGTAAGTATTTGATTCTTTTCGTGTTTTTCGTGTTTTTCGTGGTTAAAATGTCTTGGAATTTTCGGTAAAGTACTTATTAAGAGCCAAAAGAAACGCTCAGAACCCGTTTGGTAACGGGACTTCTGAGCGATGAGGAATGACCGAATTACCAAACTGTGTTCGGTGATTTCAGGCCATAAAGCCCATATCACGCACCGAAAAATTCGCCAGTTCGGGGAACAATCCATTTAATTGCCCATCGGCGGCGCCGAACCACTTCGCCAGGGTTGCCCCATACTGGGCAATGGACGTTGATGGCAATAGCACCCCACGGGTATCGGCAAAGGCATTTGGGTTATAAGCCGAATCCGCCTGATTGAGAATGGGAAATGTGCCGTAAATCTGTCCGCCACTGACACCGCCCCCCATCACCAGATAGTGACTTCCCCAGCCGTGATCCGTTCCCGTTCCGCTTGGTTGCAGCGAGCGCCCAAAATCAGAAAGCGTAAAGGTCGTAACCTGCTGCGGAATCCCCATCTCAACCGTTGCATCATAAAATGCCTTCATCGCCTGACTGACTTGCCGCAGTAAATCCCACTGCTGGTAATCCTGTCCGCTGTGCGTGTCAAACCCGCCAAGACCACAGAAAAAGACCTGACGACCAGTGCCGGTCTGGGAACGCAGATTGATGAACCGGGCCACTTCTTTGAGCTGATTTCCAAGGGTTGAGTTTGGGAACACCGTCCCCAGCGTTCCACCTCCAGCCCCCTGAAGAATCGTGTTGAGTTGCTGGGTGTCGCGCATCACTTTGTCAGCCGCCGCAATCAGTCGGTTGCTGTTCGCCAGGGATGCGATTTGTACCTGGGCATTGGCTCGGGCATCCACGGCGGCTTGTGGATAGCCATTGCTGAGGGCGTACTGAGACAGGCTGTTTCCAGGCTGCAGGTTTGTTGCCGGAACTGCCTGCCCCGCCACGTACAAAGCCGATCCATTGAACGAAATCGAGGTCGGAAAGGTGGTATTCGCGTTGTTTGGTTGCATCAGATCGGCAATGCGTCCGCCCCACCCGCTACTGGCCGAGGCATTCGGAATGCCGGCCTGCATCTGGACAATCTGATCGGAATGCGAGAAAAGCTGGGTCGGCAGTGGAACCGCGTTTTGCTGATATTGTTGCTGCGTTGTCGGCTGGTACAACATGCCGGTATTGGCCATCACCGCGAGCTTGCCTTGCTGGAAGAGCGATTGTAATTCGACCAGTCCATAATTCAGGGCGTACTGGCCGCCAGTTGTCGTCGCAATCGGCAGGAGCTTGTTGCCGGTCAGCGCCAGGCTCCCTCGTTTGGCCAAATAGGCATTATATTCGTTGGTGGCCATTGGGATGACGGTGTTGTGGCCGTCGTTCCCTCCAAACAGGAAAATACAAACCAGCGCTTTGTAATCCGGGACCTGGGCGGCTTCGACCAGATTAAACTGACCAAGAGCCGCAAGCAGTCCGGAACTGGCGGTAAGTTTCAGGAAATTGCGTCGGGAAAAAATATGTTTCTGCATCGAATCACCTCTTTAGAATTAGGACGGAAAACCTGGGGCTCAGGGCTTGGGGCTGAAACTCCTTTCTTTAAAACGAGTTCCAAACCCTGAACCCTGAACCCTGAACCCTGATCAGTGCGCCACCTGATATTCGCTCGACATGGCTGTCAGATAGAGCACCGTTAAGGCTCGCATCTTCGCATCGGCGCCGGCAGCCTGGGAGCTTTGTAACGCTGTCAGCAACTGTTGGCGCAATCCGGGGGACATCCGTCCATAAAGCAGCAAATTATCAACCGCATTGACACAGGCCACGTGGTCGCTGCCCAGAGTAAACAGCCACTGCAGGTTCCAGATGCCCGTCTGGTAATAGTTCATCCAGTTCCAAAGCAGATTGGCTCGATTGACTAACTCGCCTGGGCCATAAATCTGAAACTCCGGACCAAAAAGTGGCGGCGTTTGTTTCGGAACGCGGAATCCTGGTGAGTAATGGCCGAACACGGATGGCGCATCGAGGATGCTCTCGCCCATATTGGTGTAGGCATAGGCGATCTGCGAGGGTTGCGACAGTGTCCCTCCCAGCACACGCAGTAAGGCAATGTGGTGCTGAAGTGGCGTTCGAAGTCGTCCGAAATCATTGCCTGGATTATCGTTGCGGGCTTCTGGGTCAAGCAGGATTGCCCGGACGACCGCCTTCATATCACCGCGAACACCCTGGCCGTTGTCATCAAACACCGCTGAAATCCGGGCAACGTAGCCGGGCGTTGGATTGCTGGTCACCAGATACCGAATCATTCGGGTGGCAAGAAACGGCCCGACATTGGGGTGATTGAAAACAATCTCGATCACATCGTCGAGATCTTTCTGCATGGTCTGGTTGGCTGGCAGCGTCTGGCCAAGGAAGGTCTTTGAAGAAGTATCGTGATACGCCGGCAACGGCACCATCGGCCCGGGGTAATAATTCGGATTTGGTGACTGTGGTGTGCCGCTTGCCGTGGCATAGGTCCAGCCGGTGAGCGCGAGCGCCAGTTGCCGGATGTCATTCTGATTGTAAGTTGGAATCGGCTTGCCTGCGCCATCGAGTTTCTGCGATCCGTCTGGGTTGAGCTGATACAAACCGATGCTGAAAAGCTGCAGCAACTCGCGTGGGTAGTTTTCATTGGCGCCGCCGGCGACACCGGGTTTGGTGCTGTTGACCATATCGAGGAAGTTCCCCATCGAGGCGTCGAGCGTCATTTCCTTGAGCAGATTTTTGTAGTTGCCAAACGCATGCTTGCTCAAAATCTGCTGCCACGGCACCAGCATATTGGGGTAATAGTTTTTGTTGCGTGAAATCACGATGATTTCGCTCAAGGCGTATTTCACGCGTTGGCGAAGCTGATCCTGGCCGGTCAACATATGCCAGATAAACTGATCGGTCATTTCTCCCTGTGACGAAGCAATCCCATTGGGGTAGACCGATTCTGGGGCGTTAAACTGTTCGTCCAGATATTGCTGGATACCAACCTGTTTGACATAGGCCGTCAACTGGGGCGTTGGGCCAAAGGTAGCCTGTTCCAGAAAGCGACCGACCGTAATGGCCTGCAGGTCAACGAAGTTCAGACCCGCGCTGGCATTTTTCGTCGGGTCGGCCACACTGACCGCCCTGACGGTGACCGCACCGGCTGGGATGGCCGCCGGGGCGGTGTACAACCCGCTGGTGCTGATGGTGCCGGTTGTGGCATTGCCTCCGGTTACGCCATTGACTTGCCAGGTGACCGCCGTATTGGCCGAACCCGTGACCGTGGCCGTGAATTGCTGAGTTGTCCCCACGGCGACTGAAGCTGAGGTTGGATTGATTGTAACTGCGACCACTTGTGGAGGGGCAGTAATTGTAACACCCGCGCTGGCCTGTTTGGACGAATCAGCCTGACTCACCGCCGTGACGGTGACTGCACCGGCTGGGACTGCCGCTGGCGCCGTATAGAGCCCGGTGGTGCTGATCGTCCCCATTGTCGCATTTCCACCTGTGACACCGTTGACCTGCCAGGTAACCGCCGTGTTGGCTGAACCATTCACGGTAGCTGTAAATTGCCTGGTTGCACCAGTTTGGACCGAAGCTGAAGTCGGAGAAATCGTGATGGTAACGGCCTGTGGTTGATTTGTGACCGTCACGGTTGCGCTGGCTTTTTTGGTTGAGTCGGCCTGACTCACCGCCGTGACGGTGACTGCACCGGCTGGGACTGCCGCCGGGGCCGTGTATAAACCGCTGGAACTGATGGTGCCGGTGGTCGCGTTGCCACCAGTGACCGTGTTGACCTGCCAGGTGACCGCCGTGTTGGCTGAACCAGTCACGGTAGCTGTAAATTGCCTGGTTGCACCAGTTTGGACCGAAGCTGACGTTGGTGAAATTGAAACCGAAATGGTTTGTGGCGCTCCGTTGCTGACCGTGACCGTTGCGGTCGCGGACCGCTCGCTGTTGACGGCACATACGGCCCGAATGGTCACCGGACGGCTCAACGCCGCATTCGGCGCCTTGTACAAGCCGCTTGATGTAATTGTCCCGTTTGCATTTCCGCCGTTGACATACCAGTAAACCGTTGTGTTGGTTGTACCTGAGACATTGGATGTAAATTGCTGCTGAGCCGCTGGCGCCACAGTGGCGGTTGAGGGTGTAATGGCAACGGTGATTCCCTGTCCAAATTCGATCAGGCGCGGCGTTGAAACAGCACCGGGAGGACCCGGATTTACGACCGTGATGTTTCCGCTGCTTGATTGCATGACGTTGCTCGTTGCCTTCAATTGTGTCAGGGATACATACGTGGTCGGTAACGGCGCACCATCGAGCAGTACAACGGCGCCGTTATAAAACTGGCTCCCATTCACCGTGAAAATGGATTGTCCGAGGGGAACTTTACTCGGTGAAAACCATTGCACAACTGGAGTTGGATACCGCACTGTCACGGTCGAGGTGGCTGACGCTGTTTGGTCGGCCACACTGGTGGCCTTAATCATGACGGGATTTGCCGGCGGCAATGCGGCAGGTGCCGTGTAGAGGCCACCGGTACTGATCGTACCAACCGTCGAGTTGCCCCCTGGAACATCATTTACCGACCAGACGACCGTTGTCATGGGCGTTCCCATGACCGTCGCGCTAAATTGCCGGGTGCCCTTCAACGGCAGGGTTTCGCTGGTTGGACTGATACTGACAGTCGGCGCCGGTGGCGGCATCGTCGTGGCCAGCGCTGGGACCGCTGACCCAAAACAAAAGGTCAGGGCGAAGAAAACACCTGACAGGCATCTGTATAAAAGTTGTGAACTCACGTTATTTCTCCTCTGCCGTTCGGGCACAAACGCGACGGCGAATTTTGGAGTGCGACGGCTTGACGCCGCTTTGATATGAGGCTTTTGGTAAAATTGGCGTCAAACTGGCTCTTCTCTGCTCAATAGGGTGATGCGGAAAAACAACGACCAGCCTCAATATGGAGCACGAAGTGGAATATGGGTGCGGGATGTGCGGCAGTATCCAGTGTGGAAGATAACTGGACAACTACCTGTTTATGTAGGATTTGGGAAAATCCAGTTTTTTGCTGCAACTTGAAAGGACTTTCCTGGGCAACCAGGTCTGTTTTCTTTGAGAAGCCATTCAAAACAGAAAAACCTCTGGCCCTTGATTGGACCAGAGGTTCACAGATACCAGTTTGTAGTCAGTAGTCAGTAGTTCACTAAGTACAAGTCTCCATAAATAGGGGATGGAATCACCGAAATTCCATCCCCTATTTATGGGGACTTGTACTAAGTTTGTTTAAATGAATAACTTGACTGTTTTCTCATACGACCGCTTCATTCCAAAATGATATGAGTGGGTTAGGTTCGGCGGGCCAGTTCACTGGTCAGGCGGTATTTGTTGGTCATTTTTTCCATGGTCACAATCTGGCAGTTCTTTGGATTTTTGAGGGCTTCAAATTCTTCCACGCTCCAGTGAAACCACCGCATCAGAAAGAGTCGCAGGGTCATGCCGTGCGTGATGATCAGTGTGTTTTCTGGATAATCGTCCTTTTTGAAATCCCGATAGAGCGTTTCCAGAAACGTGCTGACCCGGTCATAGACATCAGCCCCTGATTCGCCGTCGGGAATGCGATAATAAAAGGTGCTAAACCCGTTGCGTTCGCGCATGATTTCTTCGTTCTCGTCGGGATGGCGCAGATGACCCCAGTCGAGTTCGCGAATCCGTGGGTCTTCCAGTGACCGTTTGATGTTGCTTCCGATGGCTTTTTGAATTTCGGCAAACGTCTGGCGTGTACGATAATAGGGAGACACATAGACATACACGGATTCATTTCCAATGATTGACTTTATGGAATTTCCCGCTTCAAGAGCCTGAGTGCGGCCAAGGCTGGTGAGGTTTAATTTATAGTCCGGTGTGGTCTCGTACATTTCCCGGTCTGCGTTTCCTTCTGATTCGCCGTGGCGGACAAGAATAATTCTTTTGGGTTTCATGGTGGCCTTCCGAGTGCAAACTAACCTGTGATTTGTCAGCAGGTTAGCAAAAAGACGCGGTGCTTGCACCGGGCGTTGCCAAAAATCAAAACGAAAATGGTTGAGTCATCCTGAATTTTGGCGCGAACTCTTCTTTTGGCACCGAGTTTGTCTCATCTTCAATTGGTTTGTGGTCAGATGAAAAGTACCTGCCGCCGCTCCAGTATGACCCATCGGTAAACGTAACGTGCTGCAGGACCAGATACACATCCGTCGCGTTTGACAGGAGTTCTTTTGAGGGCACGCTTCCTTTGAGATCATCATAGGTCTCAGCATCCAAAATCAGTGAAATCATCCCAAAAGGAAGGACCCGCTTCTGGGGTGCTCCGGCAAGTTGGATATCGGGAATCTCGCCCTCAAAGAGAATCACCCCAAGCGGGCGTTGCTGACCTTTCATCGGCACCAACAAAACATAGCTGACTCCTTTGATGGGTTTCGGAGACACATTCAGAACGTGCAGGGTCAGCCCCTTGAGCCAGTCGTTTTCGGCGTTGAAGGAGGAAAAAAGTTTGACCGGTTTGCCAGCCACAGAAACGGTTGAGATGACAACCGGCTCCTTTTTAAAAGTCTTTTGGGTAATCAACCGTTCCAATTGTTGCGCTTTGATTGGAATACTCAGAAGCCCATACCAAATCAGGCTGATTCCTCCGGTCAGGACGATACCGCTGAATATTTTTTGAAGTCTGTACCACATAGGTTCCCTGTCCTTTCCGCTCCTGTTTCTTCCTGAAAGTGTGAGATTTTCAGATGATCAGGCATGAATTTGCTTTTCTTTTTTCTCAAAATAGTACATAACCCAAAATTCTGAATTTCAGGGAGCGGTTTTCCTGAAACCAGGAACTTGATACTCTCCCAACTACTCCATTCCAGTCAAAATCCACTCCAATGAATTATCAAAAACCACCTTTTACGAAAGAGAATGAACCAAACCGAAAATTGTCCTGGTATGAACTCAAGGAAATGCTGTTTCAGGCGGTAAAGAAACAGTTTCGGTATGTTTCGCAGCCAGTCAAAAGCCAGATCAAACGGTTGTCCCCGGCGCAGTTGGAATCCGTGCTGGATATTTTGCCTCAATTTTCAGATCTCCAGTACCTGGAAACGCACCTGACCGAGGTTTTAAGCAAACCAACTCCGGCCCGGTCCAGGGATCGGTACACCCAGTTGGGGCCTCCTCCGGAAAGACAATTTAACCGTGAATTTACCCCGCCCCCTCCGATTCCACAAACCGAAGAAGTTTTTGAGGATTCAGAGCCCCAGGAACTGGACGTAGAGCCGCCGCCGCCGGCCCGTATCGTGGATGAACCAGCCGAAGTGCCCGTGGCGAATGAGCCCGAAGAATCGAGAAGTATGGGTTCTGAGCCGGTTTATTCTTCCCGGCAGCCTGAAGTACCTGAGTTCCATCAACCACCGGTTCAACGGCAATACTTCAAACCCAGTCCCCCGGCATCCCGGCCCAGCGCTCCCGCACCGCCACCATCAGGGGTCGTTCGGGCGACAGTCCCTCTCTCAATTGAAGGAACGCAGCTTGAACTGGTGCTCGAATACGACCGATTTTCGGACGATAAACGAAACCGGGGGGTGCGGTTTTCATTCACGATGGATGAAAGCCAGTTTCTGATCGCTCAATTGCTGACCCATCGCCAGCACATTCAACCGCTTGAGCCCCGTGTGGCGGAAGCCATTCGATCCTATTTCAATGAAGCGGAACAGGTTCTGCAAGGCGCCATCCTGGGGGGGCAGGCCGCGCCAGCGGCACCCCAACGGGTTGAAGCTAAAATCGAACATCCACCCGTTGTGGCGGCACCAACCCCTGAGTCAGCCCCAGCCCCCCCAGTGGTGGAACCCGTGACCGATGGTCAAGCGTCTTCTTCAATTTCAGATTCTGACCTGATGGAAGGCCAGGCCGGAAAACGGCATCGCCGAACCAATGAAGAACTCGCCGCCGCGGGAATTGCCGTTGGAAAACGCACCCGGTTGACTTCCGAAAAAATTGACCTTGACTCGCTTCAGTTCGACCCACGTCTGGCGTCAATCCTGAGCATTGATCAGGCTCGACACTTGAATATTGCCCCGGTCAGTTTCCTTGATAATTCAACCGACTTGCTGGTTTTGTTTGTCGAACCTGAAGGCAAAGTCCGGATTTACACCTTCTTTAACCGGGCGGCTAATCGGGCGGCAGTGGCGGCACTGGTTGGCATTCGACCGGAAAAACGCGACCAGGTGAAAATCCGTACATTTCGGGTTTCACAAGACTTTATGAATCAATTTCTTGACATGGCCGCAACGACCGAAGGCAGCGATGAACCTTCAAAACCCAAACGTGGGCGGCCAGCAGGGTCCAAGAACAAACCTGCTTAGGGAGTCGGATGGAAATATCATACCACCAGGGTTCAGGGTTCAGGGTTCAGGGTTCAGGGTTCAGGGCCAGATACTCCACGTTGAGTGGTACCCGCCAGTTCCCCAGTCTTCATCTTGAGTGGGATCAGTCAACTCATGTGGGATTTTATTTTCTTCTGGGTCCCTTAGATGAAATGACTCAACTGGTTTAGACCTGTTGGACCAAGGGCTTGTGGCTTCGAGAAATGTAATTTTTCCAGCCAGTGAGCCCTTTTTTATTGCCTCTGCCGGGCTAAATTCCTGCCCTTCGAACGACTCCCGTTTCATTGCTCGCACTGCTCACAAATGGCTGTGATTCACTCATTTCGCATCGAGTCAAGAAAGGTACCCCGATGAAAAAGTTGATAAATTCTCCCCAGACCGTGGTCCCTGAAATGCTTGAAGGACTGGTACTGCTCTATCCCGGACTTGACGGTGTGCCAGGCCAGCCAGTGCTGATTCGCTCGGATATCGAAATGGTCCGCCAGCAGCAAGTTTCAATCATCTCAGGAGGCGGAAGCGGCCATGAACCAGCCCATGCTGGATATGTTGGGTCAGGCATGTTGAGCGCCGCAGTCGCGGGTGAGGTGTTTACCTCCCCAACCCCGGACGCCATTCTGGGAGCACTGCGGGTGACGACTGGATCTCCGGGAGCGCTTCTGATTGTGAAGAACTACACCGGGGACCGATTAAATTTTGGACTTGCGGCTGAAATGTTTCGGGCCCAAGGCCATTTCGTCGAAATGGTGGTTGTGGCTGATGATGTGGCCCTGGCTGATTCGACCAACCACGCTGGGCGCCGTGGGCTGGCGGGGACGATTTTGGTTCACAAGATTGCGGGAGCAGCGGCTGAAGCCGGGGCTTCGGTGTCTGAAGTTGCGGCTGAAGCACGCGCGGCGGCCTCAGCCGTCAGAACAATGGGAGTCGCACTGACGCCGTGCATTGTACCAGCGGCGGGCCAGCCTGGATTTACACTTGGCCGGGATGAAATCGAATTGGGGTTGGGCATCCACGGGGAACCAGGTGTCCGACGCGAGGCGCTCCAATCGGCTGACCGCCTGGTTGATGAATTACTGGAACCTATATTGAAAGACCTTCAACTGACTGCGGGCGAACGGGTTGTACTGCTGGTCAATAATCTTGGCGCCACCCCGACGATAGAACTTGCCATTGTGGCACGCCGGGCCCTGACGGTGATTGAACAGCGGGGAATTCTTGTCGAGCGGGCATATGCCGGAACTTTTCTTTCAGCACTTGAAATGGCGGGAGTCTCCCTTTCCGTCATGCGAGTGGATGACGAGCGCCTGCGCCGCCTTGATGCTCCAACCGGGGCGCCAGCCTGGCCAAATGCTGCCGCCCAGCCTCGTGCGCGTCAGCGGTCCAAACCACATCTTGATCAATCCATACCTGAACCCGGCAAGTCCGTGGGGAAACCTGTGACCCACGCCGGTCAGGTTCTGGAACAGGTGCTTTCAGATGTGTGCGAGGCGTTGATTCATCAGGCCCCGCAATTCACCGAAATGGATCGTGAAGTCGGCGATGGAGACCTGGGAATCAGTCTTGCCCGAGGCGCCCAGGCCATGCGCGACCAGTTGCCAATGATTGACCTTGATGACCCAACCCGGACCTTATATGACCTGGGAATGACCGTTCAGCGAGTAATGGGCGGCACCTCAGGCGCGCTCTATTCGGTTTTCCTGCTGCGAGCGTCGCGGCTTTTCCACGAGGAAGCACAGCCCGGACTGGCTGCCTGGGCACGAGTCTTTCGCGGCGCCAGCGAAGCCATTCGCGAGTTTGGTGGCGCCGAACCCGGAGACAGAACCATGCTGGATGCACTGCTCCCGGCGGTTGCGGCAGTTGAAGCCGGAGCCGCACGGGGACTCACCGCGGCTGAGACGCTTGATCGAGCAGCTACTGAAGCCAGTGCCGGGGCTGAAGCAACAAAAACCATGTTACCCAGGCGTGGACGGTCGAGTTATGTCGGAGAGCGAGTGTTGGGATTCCCAGACCCAGGTGCAGCGGCGGTTGCCGCATGGCTGAGGGTCGTGGCAAGGGCATTTCAAGAATAACACCCTGAACCCTAAGGGAGCGTTAAAAAACAACTTCCCGTTTTCATTTGGAACACCAGCCTTTGGATTGAGCATCCCGGAGGGCTGCC
The Acidobacteriota bacterium DNA segment above includes these coding regions:
- a CDS encoding histidine phosphatase family protein, with product MKPKRIILVRHGESEGNADREMYETTPDYKLNLTSLGRTQALEAGNSIKSIIGNESVYVYVSPYYRTRQTFAEIQKAIGSNIKRSLEDPRIRELDWGHLRHPDENEEIMRERNGFSTFYYRIPDGESGADVYDRVSTFLETLYRDFKKDDYPENTLIITHGMTLRLFLMRWFHWSVEEFEALKNPKNCQIVTMEKMTNKYRLTSELARRT
- a CDS encoding DUF1501 domain-containing protein, with the translated sequence MQKHIFSRRNFLKLTASSGLLAALGQFNLVEAAQVPDYKALVCIFLFGGNDGHNTVIPMATNEYNAYLAKRGSLALTGNKLLPIATTTGGQYALNYGLVELQSLFQQGKLAVMANTGMLYQPTTQQQYQQNAVPLPTQLFSHSDQIVQMQAGIPNASASSGWGGRIADLMQPNNANTTFPTSISFNGSALYVAGQAVPATNLQPGNSLSQYALSNGYPQAAVDARANAQVQIASLANSNRLIAAADKVMRDTQQLNTILQGAGGGTLGTVFPNSTLGNQLKEVARFINLRSQTGTGRQVFFCGLGGFDTHSGQDYQQWDLLRQVSQAMKAFYDATVEMGIPQQVTTFTLSDFGRSLQPSGTGTDHGWGSHYLVMGGGVSGGQIYGTFPILNQADSAYNPNAFADTRGVLLPSTSIAQYGATLAKWFGAADGQLNGLFPELANFSVRDMGFMA
- a CDS encoding hydrogenase maturation protease; this translates as MNSPNNGNQPKKILVAGIGNIFFGDDAFGVEVVGALSMRKLPDGVVVRDFGIRGFDLACALVENFDTVVLVDAISRNEPPGTLFVIEPEINVSVPPRAEIEAHSLNPMKVLDLAHTFGAQLKHVLLVGCEPAFLGSEDEGALGLSEPVAAAVTEAVWLIESLIAKMLTESHGSKAAQSTR
- a CDS encoding DUF1800 family protein, coding for MSSQLLYRCLSGVFFALTFCFGSAVPALATTMPPPAPTVSISPTSETLPLKGTRQFSATVMGTPMTTVVWSVNDVPGGNSTVGTISTGGLYTAPAALPPANPVMIKATSVADQTASATSTVTVRYPTPVVQWFSPSKVPLGQSIFTVNGSQFYNGAVVLLDGAPLPTTYVSLTQLKATSNVMQSSSGNITVVNPGPPGAVSTPRLIEFGQGITVAITPSTATVAPAAQQQFTSNVSGTTNTTVYWYVNGGNANGTITSSGLYKAPNAALSRPVTIRAVCAVNSERSATATVTVSNGAPQTISVSISPTSASVQTGATRQFTATVTGSANTAVTWQVNTVTGGNATTGTISSSGLYTAPAAVPAGAVTVTAVSQADSTKKASATVTVTNQPQAVTITISPTSASVQTGATRQFTATVNGSANTAVTWQVNGVTGGNATMGTISTTGLYTAPAAVPAGAVTVTAVSQADSSKQASAGVTITAPPQVVAVTINPTSASVAVGTTQQFTATVTGSANTAVTWQVNGVTGGNATTGTISTSGLYTAPAAIPAGAVTVRAVSVADPTKNASAGLNFVDLQAITVGRFLEQATFGPTPQLTAYVKQVGIQQYLDEQFNAPESVYPNGIASSQGEMTDQFIWHMLTGQDQLRQRVKYALSEIIVISRNKNYYPNMLVPWQQILSKHAFGNYKNLLKEMTLDASMGNFLDMVNSTKPGVAGGANENYPRELLQLFSIGLYQLNPDGSQKLDGAGKPIPTYNQNDIRQLALALTGWTYATASGTPQSPNPNYYPGPMVPLPAYHDTSSKTFLGQTLPANQTMQKDLDDVIEIVFNHPNVGPFLATRMIRYLVTSNPTPGYVARISAVFDDNGQGVRGDMKAVVRAILLDPEARNDNPGNDFGRLRTPLQHHIALLRVLGGTLSQPSQIAYAYTNMGESILDAPSVFGHYSPGFRVPKQTPPLFGPEFQIYGPGELVNRANLLWNWMNYYQTGIWNLQWLFTLGSDHVACVNAVDNLLLYGRMSPGLRQQLLTALQSSQAAGADAKMRALTVLYLTAMSSEYQVAH
- a CDS encoding transposase, whose translation is MIRVEKHHIKPDCPFFAEADDLCFRSKNLYNLALYEQRQRFFEVGTVFSYEQLDVRLKTSDAYRGLPAKVSQQVLKQVCQDWTSYFAATAEYARDADKFLAEPKIPKYKPKATGRNVVVYTTQAVSRKALKRGVIHPSQTNLSFPTRIPRTHIQQVRLVPKLNSYVLEVVYELPDV